A section of the Saccopteryx leptura isolate mSacLep1 chromosome 4, mSacLep1_pri_phased_curated, whole genome shotgun sequence genome encodes:
- the TUFM gene encoding elongation factor Tu, mitochondrial gives MAATTLLRATPLFSGLGAGPTPLLQGLLRPLKTPALTPFCRGLAVEAKKTYVRDKPHVNVGTIGHVDHGKTTLTAAITKILAEGGGAKFKKYEEIDNAPEERARGITINAAHVEYSTAARHYAHTDCPGHADYVKNMITGTAPLDGCILVVAANDGPMPQTREHLLLAKQIGVEHVVVYVNKADAVQDAEMVELVELEIRELLTEFGYKGEETPVIIGSALCALEQRDPELGLKSVQKLLDAVDTHIPVPTRDLEKPFLLPVESVYSIPGRGTVVTGTLERGILKKGDECEFLGHNKNIRSVVTGIEMFHKSLERAEAGDNLGALVRGLKREDLRRGLVMAKPGSIRPHQKVEAQVYILSKEEGGRHKPFVSHFMPVMFSLTWDMSCRVILPPGKELAMPGEDLKLTLILRQPMILEKGQRFTLRDGNRTIGTGLVTETPVMTEEDKNIKWS, from the exons ATGGCGGCCACCACCCTGCTGCGCGCGACGCCCCTCTTCAGCG GTCTCGGCGCCGGCCCGACCCCACTACTGCAGGGCCTGTTGCGGCCGCTGAAGACTCCGGCACTGACCCCCTTTTGCCGGGGCCTGGCCGTGGAGGCCAAGAAGACCTATGTGCGCGACAAGCCCCACGTGAATGTGGGTACGATCGGCCATGTGGACCACGGCAAGACCACACTGACCGCGGCCATAACGAAGA TTTTAGCCGAGGGAGGTGGGGCCAAGTTTAAGAAGTATGAGGAGATTGACAATGCCCCGGAGGAGCGTGCCCGTGGCATCACCATCAATGCAGCTCATGTGGAGTACAGCACTGCTGCCCGCCACTATGCCCACACAGACTGCCCAGGTCACGCAGATTATGTTAAG AATATGATCACAGGCACTGCCCCCCTTGACGGCTGCATCCTGGTGGTGGCAGCCAATGACGGCCCCATGCCGCAGACACGAGAGCACTTGTTACTGGCCAAGCAG ATTGGAGTAGAGCACGTTGTAGTGTATGTGAATAAGGCAGACGCCGTCCAGGACGCCGAGATGGTGGAGCTAGTCGAGCTGGAGATCCGGGAACTGCTCACCGAGTTTGGCTACAAAGGGGAGGAGACCCCAGTCATCATAGGCTCTGCCCTCTGTGCCCTTGAG caACGTGACCCTGAGCTAGGCCTGAAGTCTGTGCAGAAGCTGTTGGATGCTGTGGACACCCACATCCCGGTGCCCACCCGGGATCTGGAGAAGCCTTTCCTGCTTCCGGTAGAGTCGGTTTACTCTATCCCTG GCCGGGGCACGGTGGTGACAGGTACACTAGAACGTGGCATTTTGAAGAAGGGAGATGAGTGTGAGTTCCTGGGACACAACAAGAACATTCGCAGTGTGGTGACAG GCATTGAGATGTTCCACAAGAGCCTGGAGAGGGCAGAGGCCGGGGATAACCTTGGGGCCCTGGTTCGAGGCCTGAAACGGGAGGACCTGAGAAGGGGCCTGGTTATGGCCAAACCGGGTTCCATCCGGCCCCACCAGAAGGTGGAGGCCCAG GTTTACATCCTCAGCAAAGAGGAAGGTGGCCGCCACAAGCCCTTTGTGTCCCACTTCATGCCTGTCATGTTCTCCCTGACTTGGGATATGTCCTGTCGGGTCATCTTGCCTCCAGGGAAG GAGCTTGCCATGCCCGGGGAGGACCTGAAGCTGACCCTGATCCTGCGGCAGCCAATGATCTTAGAAAAGGGCCAGCGTTTTACTCTGCGAGATGGCAACCGGACCATTGGCACCGGCCTCGTCACTGAGACGCCAGTCATGACTGAGGAGGACAAGAACATCAAGTGGAGTTGA